In Phaseolus vulgaris cultivar G19833 chromosome 10, P. vulgaris v2.0, whole genome shotgun sequence, a single genomic region encodes these proteins:
- the LOC137818867 gene encoding ubiquinone biosynthesis protein COQ4 homolog, mitochondrial-like: protein MIEGSRIRLKTWQQAAVAMGSAVGALLDPRRADLIAALGETTGKPAFEKVLQRMKSSPEGRAVLLERPRVVSANVGHAWDLPKNTFGAAYARFMGSRNFSPDDRPPVRFMDTDELAYVTMRAREVHDFWHTLFDLPTNLIGETALKVIEFEQMGLPMCLLSVVGGTARFSEKQRKLFYQHYFPWAIRAGMQCTDLMCVYYERHFHEDLEDVRRKLQIVPSPIVP from the exons ATGATAGAAGGTAGTAGAATCCGGTTGAAGACATGGCAGCAGGCTGCTGTGGCAATGGGTTCGGCAGTGGGGGCGTTGTTGGACCCTCGAAGAGCAGATCTGATAGCGGCTCTTGGTGAGACGACTGGAAAGCCTGCTTTTGAGAAAGTTCTGCAGAGGATGAAGAGTTCCCCTGAAGGGAGG GCTGTGTTATTGGAGCGCCCTCGTGTTGTTTCTGCAAACGTTGGACATGCTTGGGACCTGCCGAAAAACACATTCGGTGCTGCCTATGCTAGGTTTATGGGATCTAGGAACTTTTCACCAGATGATCGACCTCCTGTGCGGTTCATGGATACAGATGAACTGGCCTATGTAACAATGAGAGCTCGTGAAGTGCATGACTTCTGGCATACCCTTTTTGACCTTCCTACTAACTTGATTGGGGAGACAGCTTTGAAGGTTATTGAGTTTGAGCAGATGGGTCTTCCTATGTGCCTGCTGTCCGTTGTAGGGGGCACTGCTAGATTCAGTGAAAAGCAGAGAAAATTGTTTTATCAGCATTACTTCCCCTGGGCTATTCGTGCTGGCATGCAATGCACTGATCTTATGTGTGTGTATTATGAGCGGCATTTTCATGAAGACTTAGAAGATGTTCGCAGAAAACTGCAAATTGTTCCTTCTCCCATTGTTCCTTAG
- the LOC137818636 gene encoding uncharacterized protein has translation MPQGDYIERHRRDYGYRLDHFERKRKKEARQVHKRSAIAQKALGIKGKMIAKKNYAEKAQMKKTLAMHEESTSRRKADDNVQDGAVPAYLLDRDNTARAKVLSNTIKQKRKEKAGKWDVPLPKVRPVAEDEMFKVVRTGKRKTKQWKRMVTKATFVGPGFTRKPPKYERFIRPTGLRFTKAHVTHPELKCTFNLEIIGVKKNPNGPMYTSLGVMTKGTIIEVNVSELGLVTPAGKVVWGKYAQVTNNPENDGCINAVLLV, from the exons ATG CCGCAAGGGGATTACATAGAGCGTCACCGAAGAGACTATGGCTACCGCCTCGATCACTTCGAGCGCAAGCGCAAGAAAGAGGCTCGGCAAGTTCACAAGCGCTCCGCAATTGCTCAGAAG GCCCTTGGTATCAAGGGAAAGATGATTGCCAAGAAAAATTATGCTGAAAAGGCGCAGATGAAGAAGAC TTTGGCCATGCATGAAGAGTCAACATCTAGGCGGAAGGCTGATGATAATGTTCAAGATGGAGCCGTTCCGGCTTATCTTCTGGACCGTGATAACACGGCGAGAGCAAAG GTTCTCAGCAACACCATTAAGCAAAAGAGGAAAGAGAAGGCTGGAAAGTGGGATGTTCCTCTTCCCAAG GTTCGTCCTGTGGCTGAAGATGAAATGTTCAAAGTGGTCCGGACTGGTAAAAGAAAGA CCAAGCAATGGAAGAGGATGGTTACTAAAGCTACATTTGTTGGTCCTGGTTTTACAAGGAAGCCTCCAAAGTATGAGAGATTTATTCGTCCAACAGGATTGCGGTTCACCAAAGCCCATGTCACTCATCCAGAACTTAAATGCACGTTTAATCTAGAAATAATTGGAGTAAAGAAAAACCCTAACGGCCCTATGTATACCTCTCTTGGTGTCATGACCAAGGGAACTATAATTGAG GTGAATGTGAGTGAACTTGGCCTTGTCACACCAGCGGGAAAAGTTGTGTGGG GTAAATATGCTCAGGTTACCAATAATCCAGAAAATGATGGTTGTATAAATGCAGTGTtgcttgtttaa
- the LOC137818649 gene encoding probable serine/threonine-protein kinase At1g01540, giving the protein MSVYDAAFVDTELSKRTSIFGLRLWVVIGILVGSLIVIVLFLLSLCLTSRRRHHHHHHKTPLRRSAAAVSTPPISKEILEIVHVPMPPEAVNLPPPKAEPRAAAVLYSSGESRGTGSLCETASSLGSGSVGPEVSHLGWGRWYTLRELEAATNGLCEENVIGEGGYGIVYRGLLPDGNKVAVKNLLNNKGQAEREFKVEVEVIGRVRHKNLVRLLGYCVEGAYRMLVYEYVDNGNLEQWLHGDVGTVSPITWDIRMNIILGTAKGLAYLHEGLEPKVVHRDVKSSNILLDRQWNPKVSDFGLAKLLSADHSYVTTRVMGTFGYVAPEYACTGMLTEKSDVYSFGILIMEIITGRSPVDYSRPQGEVNLIEWLKSMVGNRKSEEVVDPKLAEKPSSRALKRVLLVALRCVDPDAAKRPKIGHVIHMLEAEDLLFRDERRTEGESSRSHRDYQLEHKGSGLDKRQTGGEINNQIEDDSTSSSRYHHQPSRWR; this is encoded by the exons ATGTCAGTGTACGACGCAGCTTTCGTCGACACGGAGCTTTCCAAACGGACTTCCATCTTCGGCCTCCGTCTCTGGGTCGTCATCGGCATCCTCGTCGGATCCCTCATCGTCATAGTCCTTTTTCTCCTGTCCCTCTGCCTCACCTCCCGCCGccgccaccaccaccaccaccacaaaACTCCCCTCCGCCGCAGCGCCGCCGCCGTCTCCACGCCGCCCATCTCCAAGGAAATTCTGGAGATCGTTCACGTTCCCATGCCGCCAGAAGCCGTCAACCTCCCGCCTCCGAAGGCGGAGCCCCGCGCCGCCGCCGTACTGTACTCCAGTGGGGAGAGTAGGGGAACTGGGAGCTTGTGCGAAACGGCGTCGTCACTGGGGAGCGGGAGTGTGGGCCCCGAAGTGTCGCATCTGGGGTGGGGGAGGTGGTACACGCTGAGGGAACTCGAAGCTGCGACTAATGGGTTGTGTGAAGAGAACGTGATTGGTGAAGGTGGCTATGGAATCGTGTATCGTGGGTTGTTACCTGATGGAAACAAGGTTGCTGTTAAGAACCTTTTGAATAATAA GGGCCAAGCTGAGAGAGAATTTAAAGTAGAGGTAGAAGTAATTGGTCGTGTGCGGCATAAGAATCTTGTAAGGTTGCTTGGATACTGTGTTGAGGGGGCGTACag GATGCTCGTATATGAATATGTTGACAATGGGAATCTAGAACAGTGGCTGCACGGGGATGTTGGAACTGTAAGCCCTATAACTTGGGATATCCGAATGAACATTATACTGGGCACGGCAAAAGG ACTGGCCTATCTTCATGAGGGTCTTGAACCCAAAGTTGTCCACCGAGACGTTAAATCGAGCAACATACTGCTTGATCGCCAATGGAACCCAAAGGTTTCTGATTTTGGGCTTGCGAAGCTTTTGTCTGCTGATCATAGTTATGTCACTACTCGAGTGATGGGCACCTTTGG TTATGTTGCACCTGAGTATGCCTGCACTGGAATGCTGACTGAGAAGAGTGATGTGTATAGTTTTGGGATACTTATCATGGAAATAATTACGGGAAGAAGTCCTGTTGATTATAGTAGACCACAAGGAGAG GTTAATTTAATAGAGTGGCTGAAAAGTATGGTTGGGAATCGAAAATCTGAGGAAGTAGTTGATCCTAAGCTTGCTGAAAAGCCATCTTCAAGGGCTCTTAAACGGGTTCTTTTGGTTGCTCTTCGATGTGTCGACCCTGATGCTGCAAAGAGGCCTAAAATAGGACATGTTATCCACATGCTCGAGGCTGAGGACCTCTTATTCCGTGAT GAACGAAGGACTGAGGGAGAATCTTCCCGTTCTCATCGTGATTATCAACTGGAGCATAAAGGGTCTGGATTAGATAAAAGGCAGACAGGTGGAGAGATCAACAATCAGATTGAAGATGACAGTACTAGTAGTAGTAGATATCACCATCAGCCTTCTAGATGGAGATAA